In uncultured Desulfovibrio sp., the sequence GGTCCAGCTGGTCATCCTGGGTGGCGCAGACAAGATAGGGCGCATCCTGGTGCGCCCGTACCACACCGGGCAGCTTGCGCACCACGCCAGCCACGTCTTCCCAGCCGATGCAGCGCACAAACAGGCGGGTCACGCCATCGCCGCCCCAGTTGCGGTCCACCATGACCGTATAGGGCATGAAGCCGCCTTCGCTCCAGCTGCCCAGCATGACGCCGGTGACCACGCCCACCACCTCGAAAACATCGCGGCCCAGCACCAGCAGCTTGCCCACGGCCTTGGCCGGATCCCCGTAGAGGGCCTCGGCCCCCTCGCGGCCCAGCATGCACACGCGGTTGCGCTGCTTCACGTCATCCACGGTAAGCAGGCGCCCGGCCAGCAGCTCCAGCGAGTAGGCCGGCGCAAAGTATTCGTCCACGCCGATAAAGGACGTGCGGATGGTGCGTTCCTGCATGCCCCGCAGGCTAAAGACAATGTTGCCGCGCACATTCTGGCTGACCAGGCCCACGCCGGGAATGTTGCGTATGGCCTCCACCGTTTCGGGATAGAAGGTCCGCAGGGGCTGGCCGGGATACTGGTCATCATCCATATAGACGCGGACAATATTGACCCCGCCCATGAGCACCATGTCCTGCCCCACCTTATAGCGAATCTCCTGGCCGAGCACGGAAAGGGCAATGAAGGCCGTTATGCCCAGCGCAATGGACAGAATGACACCAAAGCCGCGCTGGCGCACGACCTGGCGCACACTGATGCGGCAGAGATCGGACATGGCTATCATGAATTTGCCTGTACCTCCCGGAAAAACGTCCTGCGATACTTAGCTTGCGCACCAAAAACTGTCAAAGGGGAACGCCGTCCGCCGCTAGCGCCGCATGCCCCGCACGCTGCCGCCCGGCCCCACCTCATACCAGATGCCATGCCACAGAATGCCGCTGGCCCGCAGGCTGTTCACGTACACGCGGGCAAACATGGCGGCGCTGACGCCAAAGGCCAGCATCCAGCGCCACAGGGCAAAGCTGTTGCCCAGCAGGCCGCGCCACTGGCCCATGGCCGCCGCCAGGGTAATGAGGTAGAGAAAGGACACGGTGGTCCAGCCCAGGCCCCCCCCGCCCAGCAGCAGGGCCAGCAGCGAAAGCACGGTCAGCAGCGGCGGCAGGGCCATGACGGCGCACAGCCCGCCCAGCAGATACCACTGCTGACGCACGCAGAACTTGAGAAAAAGCACCTGCCTGTCCATCCAGGCCTGCCAGACGGCCAGGGGATGCTGCTCCGCCTCCGTGCGCAGCAGGGCGCCGGGGCACAGACGCACGCTCACGCCCTCGCGCAGCAGCACGCCGGCCAGCGAACAGTCGTCCACCACATTGGCTTCCCACAGTTCGCGCACCTTGTAGCGGGCAAAACTTTCCCGGCTCATGCACATGGCACCGCCCCAGGGCTGGGTAAAGCGGGACAGGCCCTGCAGATAGCGCATGAGCTGCACGCACAGGGCATAGGCCATGGTCACAAGCCCCTGATCATACGGGCGGACCTCATGATAGCCCGTGGTCACCGATGCCACGCCCACGGCCACCGGCCCCACCAGCTGCCGCACAAAGTCGGGGCGGGCAATGTGGGTGCTGTCACAAAAAACATAGACATCGGCCGCATCGCCCACCGCTTCCACCGCCTTCAGGCTGTTGTGGTTCTTCTGGCCGCAGCCCCTGGCCTCCCCTGCCACCACGTGGCGCAGGGAGGGATGGGTCTTTTGCAGGCGCTGCACCAGCTCTGCCGCCGGTTCCGTCTCCGTGGCCGTCACCACCACGGGCAGCAGGGCGGGATAGTCCTGTTCCAGCAGGGAAGTCAGCGCCTCTTCCATGCGCGGATGACTGCCCGCCGCCGGAATGATCAGCGCCGCGCGCGGCCAGTCCGCCTCGGTGGCAGGTCCGATGAGTTCTTCCTTTTCCTCACGGGCAAGGCGTTCACCAACCCGGCCGAGCCACCAGAGCAGCACCCCCTGGGCAATGGCCAGAAGCAGAAAAAGTCCCCACATATCATTCCTCGCTCAGGCGCCAGCCGTCCTCAGGGACCGGGGCGCAGTCTTCTGTCACGGGCACGTTGCGCGTGCGCCGTGAGGTAATGTTGAATGTCATGCCATTATGCAGGCGCAGCGATCCCTCTACCCTGTCGCCCCGCAGCTGCCCGGCAAAGCGGTGGCCGGAAGTATGCGTTGCCTCAAGGTAGCCGTCTTTCACCGTTCCGTTGAGGTGATAGACATCCACCTGGCCGCTGCGGGTGCGCAGCAGGCTTGCGCCGCGGACTCCGCCCCGGCTGTTGATGCAGAAGGTCACCCGGAAACGGGACCCCAGCACCGCGCCTTCCCACATTTCCGTTACCTCGCCGGGTCTGGGAGGCACAGCCACCTTGCCGGTGGTGCCCGCCATGACGACTCCGGGCAGGGCAAGCAGCCCGCCCAGCAGGCAGACGCCCGCGACCTGCCGCAGGTTCATGGCCGCCTCCGGGCCGCCACGGCCGACAAGACGGCCTCATGGGCGTCCACCATGGCGGCAAAGGAAAAGTCCGCCTCGGCCCGGCGGCGCCCCGCCTGCCCCATGCCATCGCCCAGGGCAGGATCGTCCAGCAGGCGCAGGATATGCGCCGCCAGCGCGGCATCATCCCCGGCCGGGCACAGCAGCCCGCTCTCGCCGTCGCGCACCAGACGGGGAATGCCTCCCACCGCCGTAGCGCAGACGGGCAGGCCGCTGGACATGGCTTCCAGCAGCACATTGGGCTGCCCCTCCCGCACCGAGGAAAGCACAAAGATACGGGCCTGGGCATAGAAATGCCGCACGTCCGGTCGGCCGGGGAAAAAGTCTATCCCGGCCCCTTCGGGATGACGCGCGGCCCAGTCCTTGAGGCGGGCCTCCTCGGGACCGTCCCCCACCAGACACAGGCGCACCTCGGGATGGCGGGCGCGCACCCGGGCAAATGCCCGAAACAGGGTGAGGTGATCCTTGTCTCCCGCAAGGCGGGACACGCAAAGCAGCTGCGGCGGCCGGGACGAGACGGGCGCCTGCGGCGGCGCATACAGGGCCGTATCCACCCCGTTGGCAATATAGGTCAAATGGCCGGCGGGCACGCCAAGCCCCGTCAGCACCTGATACAGGGCTTCCGAATTGCAGATCATATGCTCCGTCAGACGCCAGAGCCATCGCTCATGCTGCCGCCGGGGGCCGCCCCCGCCGCGCACCGTGCCCACCACGGGCAATCCCAGCCAGCGCCCCCAGATGCGCCCCCAGATATTGGGCAGCGCCGTGCACGGCACCAGCACCTGGGGCCTCAGCCGCAGCAGCGCCGCACGCAGACGCCAGAAAAAGAAGGGCGCCAGGCGGCGGTCACGGCCCAGATGCTGCACCTCGATGCCGGCCTCGCGGGCCAGCCCGTCCAGGTCCGTGGGCCCGGTCAGGGTAAGCATGACCGGCGCAAAGCGGCTGCGGTCAAGCCGTCTGGCCAGTTCCAGCATCTGGCGCTGCGTACCGCCATAGCAAAGGTCTTCCATAAGAAAGAGAACGCGCAGAATTGTGGACATGGGGAGTATTTTCCAGCATTCCGCGCCGTTTGGCAAGAGGGCGCATTGCCAGCCGGCGGGAAAGGCGCTATGGTGCCGGCATGTCCGTATCTGTCCCTTCCTCCGGTCCTGAGGCCCCCCTGCGCGTCATCGTCAGTCTGGATGTTGAAGAAGAGGGCCTGTTTTCCGGCCACTATGCCCGCAGCGGCTGCGGGGTGCGCAATATCTCCCTGCTGCCGCGCCTTGCGCCCCTGTCTCATGAGCTGGGCTTTCCGCTGACGCTTTTCTGCGCCCACAGCGTCTTTGCCGACGGCGCCGCCCGGCGGACGCTGGAAGTCATGCGCGACCGCCACGGGGCAGAAATTGGCGCCCACCTGCATCACTGGAGCACGCCGCCCCTGGATGACGAGGGGGACAGCACCGGACAGCCCGCACGCACGGACACCCTGCCGCGGGACCTGCTGCGCCGCCGCCTGCTGACGCTGCTGCGCGAAGGCGAGGATTTCAACAGCGCGCCGCTGACCAGCTTTCGCATGGGGCGCTGGGACCTCAAGAACAGCGTGCGCCCCCTGCTGGCCGAAGCGGGTATTACGCTGGACAGCTCCGTCTGCCCCCTGCGGGCCTTTGCCGGCGGCGCCGACCACTTCCTGGCCCCGGCCGATCCCTACTGGGTGGAAGGCAGCGGGCAGACGCCTCTGCTGGAGGTACCCATTACGCAGGTGCCCCTGTGGCCCTTCCTGGCCCGGCAGTGGTACGGGCATGCCCCCCGGACCTGGCTGGACAGCTTTCACTTTTTCGGCGCGCTGAGTGCCAATCCCTTCTGGCACGGGCCGCGCGCCATGCGCATGGCCGTACGCCTGCACCGTGCCCGCGGCGGCCGGGTGCTCAGCCTGTTCTGGCATTCCTCGGAAATGCTGCCCGGCGGCTCGCCCCATGTGCCCGACCAGGCCGCCGCCGATGCCGTGCTGCGCCGCATCCGCCAGTTTCTCACCTGGCTGCGCGACACCTTCCCGGTACAGGGCTGCACGGCATCGCAGCTCCGGGCCGAGGCCCCGGCGCTGGCCTTTCCCCGCCGCCCGGAACACGGTCCGGCGGCCCGGGGAGACTGGTAGGCCCCTTTTCCGCTCACGCTCTTTTATACCCCCTGTTTCCTGCCCATGAATACCCCCGCTGCCCCGCTTGTTCAGAAAAGCGGCTATTTCTGGATTCTGCTCACGGCCTTCTTCTGGTCCCTGGTGGGCGTTATCTCCAAGGAGTGCATGGCCGAAGGCATGCAGCCGCTGGAGGTGGCCTTCTGGCGCGCCGCCTTCGGACTGGTCCTTTTTCTGCTGCATACCCTGCTGCATCACGAGCTGCTGGTCCCGCCCAGGGCGGCAGGTTCCTTCTTTCTTTTCGGCATCTGGGGCATCGGCGTCTTCTATTCCGTCACGCAGTATGCCATCAAGCTCAGCGGCGCGGCCATGTCGGTCATTCTCATGTATACGGCCCCCATCTGGGTTGCCCTCTTTTCACACCTGCTCTTTC encodes:
- a CDS encoding ABC transporter permease, producing MIAMSDLCRISVRQVVRQRGFGVILSIALGITAFIALSVLGQEIRYKVGQDMVLMGGVNIVRVYMDDDQYPGQPLRTFYPETVEAIRNIPGVGLVSQNVRGNIVFSLRGMQERTIRTSFIGVDEYFAPAYSLELLAGRLLTVDDVKQRNRVCMLGREGAEALYGDPAKAVGKLLVLGRDVFEVVGVVTGVMLGSWSEGGFMPYTVMVDRNWGGDGVTRLFVRCIGWEDVAGVVRKLPGVVRAHQDAPYLVCATQDDQLDRIKITFMWVEALLWLGIAASLMLGGFGIWYGTFAAVRARTREVGLKKAMGGSDVDILAQFLAEALVKSVAGGLLGIIVGTICVELGAWALDTAISYPLLLASSLGSIFFSAVIGVAGGLYPAIQASRMDVVTALRFE
- a CDS encoding glycosyltransferase family 2 protein, encoding MWGLFLLLAIAQGVLLWWLGRVGERLAREEKEELIGPATEADWPRAALIIPAAGSHPRMEEALTSLLEQDYPALLPVVVTATETEPAAELVQRLQKTHPSLRHVVAGEARGCGQKNHNSLKAVEAVGDAADVYVFCDSTHIARPDFVRQLVGPVAVGVASVTTGYHEVRPYDQGLVTMAYALCVQLMRYLQGLSRFTQPWGGAMCMSRESFARYKVRELWEANVVDDCSLAGVLLREGVSVRLCPGALLRTEAEQHPLAVWQAWMDRQVLFLKFCVRQQWYLLGGLCAVMALPPLLTVLSLLALLLGGGGLGWTTVSFLYLITLAAAMGQWRGLLGNSFALWRWMLAFGVSAAMFARVYVNSLRASGILWHGIWYEVGPGGSVRGMRR
- a CDS encoding glycosyltransferase → MSTILRVLFLMEDLCYGGTQRQMLELARRLDRSRFAPVMLTLTGPTDLDGLAREAGIEVQHLGRDRRLAPFFFWRLRAALLRLRPQVLVPCTALPNIWGRIWGRWLGLPVVGTVRGGGGPRRQHERWLWRLTEHMICNSEALYQVLTGLGVPAGHLTYIANGVDTALYAPPQAPVSSRPPQLLCVSRLAGDKDHLTLFRAFARVRARHPEVRLCLVGDGPEEARLKDWAARHPEGAGIDFFPGRPDVRHFYAQARIFVLSSVREGQPNVLLEAMSSGLPVCATAVGGIPRLVRDGESGLLCPAGDDAALAAHILRLLDDPALGDGMGQAGRRRAEADFSFAAMVDAHEAVLSAVAARRRP